In Methylacidiphilum infernorum V4, a single window of DNA contains:
- a CDS encoding formate dehydrogenase subunit delta, which produces MANQIGDFYKNYPTKEEAIEGITNHLQKFWSPVMRQRIISYVEENGGSDLSPLVREAIVKLKRCS; this is translated from the coding sequence ATGGCTAACCAGATTGGGGATTTTTATAAAAATTACCCCACAAAAGAGGAAGCTATAGAGGGGATTACAAACCATCTTCAGAAATTTTGGTCTCCGGTTATGCGCCAAAGAATCATCAGCTATGTAGAAGAAAACGGCGGAAGCGATCTTTCTCCCCTTGTAAGAGAAGCGATCGTAAAGCTTAAACGCTGCAGCTAA
- the fdhF gene encoding formate dehydrogenase subunit alpha produces the protein MLTDKRIDLGTPASPGEWARYYKNGKNNGCRTQTEYSRVDFNPALKSKTVTLTIDGIEVTVPEGTSLLRAAALNGIMIPKLCATESLEPFGSCRLCLVEIEGKRGYPASCTTLVEQGMKVKTFSQKLAKLRRNVMELYISDHPLDCLMCPVDGDCELQDMAGAVGLRDVRYGFSGKNHLKSEKDRTNPYFSFDPAKCIVCFRCVRACDEIQGTLALTARRRGFDSVITPGPTHEFFSSECVSCGACVKACPTAALIENTVIEKGLPLKSTITTCAYCGVGCSFEVQTQGYEIVRLVPYNNGHANHGHSCVKGRFAWTYALSPERVTKPMMRKSIEDPWKEVSWEEAIAYVASEFKRIADKYGRYSIGAVSSSRCTNEEDFVVQKLVRAVFRNNNIDTCARVCHSPTGYGLKAAYGTSAGTNPFDSVRFSDVIFVIGANPTDGHPVFGSQLKRRLREGARLIVADPRKIDLVRSPHIKADYHLQLRPGTNVALLNAIAYTILEEGLENRAFIEQRCNQESFKKWLQFIRKEENSPERAQEITGVPAELIRGAARLYATGGNAAIYYGLGVTEHSQGTTAVLAIANLAMLTGNVGKDGAGVNPLRGQNNVQGSCDMGSFPHEFSGYRHVSDYQTRNLFEEAWNVPLDPEPGFRITNMLTEAVYGNFKGIYVHGEDLTQSDPDSHHVVEALKSMELVVLHDIFLNEMSQYCHVFLPGCSFLEKDGTFTNAERRIQRVRQVMPPLCGKQEWEVIQEIAQAMGYPMHYNHPSEIMDEIARLTPTFRGVSYEKLDRLGSIQWPCNEEEAAEGTPIMHREKFFKGLGEFHITGYVPTPERPTRQFPLILTTGRILHHYNVGTQTRRTQNILWSKEDILEIHPSDAEERGIKEGDLVEVTSRKGSGIFRCKITDRVQPGTVYATFHFPESRANIVTTEISDWATNCPEYKVTAVQVSALAREIARKVVACSFQQC, from the coding sequence ATGCTGACCGATAAACGCATCGATCTAGGAACTCCAGCAAGCCCAGGAGAATGGGCTCGGTATTACAAAAATGGCAAAAATAATGGATGTCGGACGCAGACTGAATATAGTCGAGTTGATTTCAACCCTGCTTTAAAGTCCAAAACCGTCACCTTAACTATTGACGGAATTGAAGTCACTGTGCCTGAAGGCACATCTTTATTGAGGGCTGCCGCTTTGAACGGGATCATGATTCCAAAGCTCTGCGCAACGGAAAGTCTTGAGCCTTTTGGGTCCTGTAGGCTTTGCCTTGTGGAAATAGAAGGGAAGAGAGGCTATCCGGCCTCCTGTACCACATTGGTTGAGCAGGGGATGAAAGTGAAGACCTTTTCTCAAAAGTTGGCCAAGCTTCGCCGCAATGTCATGGAGCTCTATATATCGGATCATCCCCTGGATTGCCTGATGTGTCCTGTTGACGGCGATTGTGAACTTCAGGATATGGCTGGAGCCGTAGGTTTGAGAGATGTTCGCTATGGATTTTCGGGGAAAAATCATCTCAAAAGTGAAAAAGATAGAACGAATCCCTATTTTAGCTTTGATCCTGCAAAATGTATCGTCTGTTTTCGATGTGTAAGAGCTTGCGATGAAATCCAAGGAACATTAGCCTTGACTGCTCGGCGTAGAGGTTTTGATTCGGTCATAACACCAGGACCGACGCATGAATTTTTTTCCTCCGAGTGTGTATCTTGTGGAGCTTGCGTGAAAGCTTGTCCAACAGCTGCCCTGATCGAGAATACGGTAATCGAAAAGGGGCTTCCCCTAAAATCAACGATTACCACTTGTGCCTATTGTGGAGTGGGTTGTTCTTTTGAAGTTCAAACCCAGGGATATGAAATCGTAAGACTTGTTCCCTACAACAATGGCCATGCCAATCATGGGCATTCCTGTGTAAAGGGAAGGTTTGCTTGGACTTATGCATTAAGTCCAGAAAGAGTGACAAAGCCCATGATGCGTAAAAGTATTGAAGATCCTTGGAAGGAAGTAAGCTGGGAAGAAGCGATAGCTTATGTAGCTTCTGAATTCAAACGCATAGCGGACAAATACGGTAGGTATTCTATAGGTGCAGTCAGTTCATCCCGTTGCACAAATGAAGAAGATTTTGTTGTCCAAAAACTGGTTAGAGCTGTTTTTCGTAATAATAACATCGATACTTGTGCTCGGGTCTGTCATTCTCCAACCGGTTATGGACTTAAGGCAGCCTATGGAACTTCAGCGGGCACAAATCCTTTTGACTCTGTCCGGTTTTCTGATGTCATTTTCGTCATTGGCGCTAATCCCACGGATGGACATCCTGTTTTTGGCTCACAGTTGAAACGCAGGCTAAGGGAAGGGGCACGGCTCATTGTTGCCGATCCAAGAAAAATCGATCTTGTCCGGTCTCCTCACATTAAAGCGGATTACCATTTACAACTTAGGCCGGGGACAAATGTAGCCCTGCTTAATGCTATTGCCTACACAATACTTGAGGAGGGATTGGAAAATCGAGCTTTTATAGAGCAAAGATGTAATCAAGAATCATTCAAAAAATGGTTGCAGTTTATCCGAAAAGAGGAGAATTCCCCGGAAAGAGCTCAAGAAATAACGGGAGTTCCCGCGGAGCTTATCAGGGGAGCAGCAAGGCTTTATGCCACTGGAGGCAATGCGGCAATCTATTATGGATTAGGAGTAACAGAACATTCCCAAGGGACAACCGCGGTACTGGCTATTGCTAACCTGGCTATGCTCACGGGGAATGTGGGTAAGGATGGGGCCGGGGTCAATCCCCTTCGAGGGCAAAACAACGTTCAAGGATCCTGTGATATGGGATCATTTCCTCATGAATTTTCAGGCTATCGGCATGTTTCGGATTATCAAACAAGAAACCTTTTTGAAGAGGCCTGGAATGTTCCCCTAGATCCAGAACCCGGTTTTAGGATCACTAACATGTTGACCGAAGCTGTGTATGGGAATTTTAAGGGAATATATGTCCATGGAGAAGACCTCACTCAATCTGATCCCGATAGTCATCATGTTGTCGAAGCTTTAAAGTCGATGGAACTTGTCGTCCTCCACGATATTTTCCTTAATGAGATGTCTCAGTACTGTCATGTTTTTTTGCCCGGTTGTTCTTTCCTAGAGAAAGATGGCACTTTTACAAATGCTGAAAGGAGAATTCAAAGGGTGAGACAGGTGATGCCTCCTTTGTGCGGCAAACAGGAATGGGAAGTAATCCAAGAAATTGCTCAAGCCATGGGTTATCCCATGCATTATAATCATCCTTCTGAAATTATGGATGAAATCGCAAGGCTTACTCCCACTTTCCGTGGCGTAAGTTATGAAAAACTAGACAGGTTGGGCAGTATCCAATGGCCATGTAACGAAGAAGAAGCGGCCGAAGGAACACCCATCATGCACCGGGAAAAATTCTTCAAAGGACTAGGAGAATTTCATATTACCGGTTATGTTCCTACACCCGAAAGACCTACGAGACAATTCCCCCTTATCTTGACAACAGGGAGAATCTTGCATCATTACAACGTGGGGACACAAACGCGAAGGACGCAGAATATCCTATGGTCAAAAGAGGATATACTGGAAATCCATCCTTCAGACGCTGAAGAAAGAGGAATAAAGGAAGGAGATCTCGTAGAAGTAACAAGTAGAAAAGGAAGCGGTATTTTCAGATGTAAAATCACTGACAGGGTGCAGCCCGGAACGGTATATGCGACTTTTCATTTCCCCGAAAGTCGAGCAAACATAGTAACAACGGAAATATCCGACTGGGCGACAAATTGTCCTGAATACAAGGTAACCGCAGTGCAAGTGAGCGCTCTTGCTAGAGAAATTGCTCGTAAAGTGGTTGCCTGTTCGTTTCAGCAATGTTAA
- a CDS encoding formate dehydrogenase beta subunit, translated as MHTVYISRDYSSLAVGSNDVAKAVEKEASSRNIPLKIVRTGSYGLYWLEPVVEVELGGNKRVAYGPVEVEQVQSLFDSGFLEGLDHPLYLGNIQEHPYLKNQKRLIFERIGRNDPLSLDSYVECGGFIGLRKAIEWGQSKVIDEVYKSGLRGRGGAAFPTGIKWKTTWQATSSQKFIVCNADEGDSGTFSDRMVMEGDPFLLIEGMMIAGFAVGADKGYIYLRSEYPLAYEILNEAIFICKSAGLLGKRIFGSSFSFDLEVFLGAGAYVCGEETALLDSLEGKRGMVRPRPPLPAVKGLWGKPTVINNVITLSSVPWILSHGAEAYASLGVNRSKGTLPVQLSGNLQYPGLVEIPFGISLKELIYGFGGGTRSGRPLKAIQIGGPLGPYLPDSLLDIPLDYEELSKIKGIVGHGGIVAFDDSANLAHMAHYAMEFCAEESCGKCTPCRIGSTRGMELIEKIIMGKGSRRELELLFDLCDTMLNASLCGLGGMTPFPVLSALRYFPEDFGYSKAEVLAFATAG; from the coding sequence ATGCATACTGTTTATATTTCAAGAGATTATTCTTCATTGGCCGTTGGGTCGAATGACGTAGCTAAAGCCGTTGAAAAGGAGGCTTCTTCCAGAAATATTCCTTTAAAGATTGTACGCACAGGTTCCTATGGGCTGTATTGGCTTGAGCCTGTCGTTGAAGTAGAGCTAGGGGGCAATAAAAGAGTTGCTTATGGACCCGTGGAGGTGGAGCAGGTACAGTCTTTGTTTGATTCCGGCTTCCTTGAAGGGTTGGACCATCCTTTATACTTGGGAAATATTCAAGAGCATCCTTATTTGAAAAACCAAAAAAGACTTATTTTTGAACGAATAGGTCGTAATGATCCTCTTTCTTTAGATTCTTATGTCGAGTGCGGAGGCTTTATCGGTCTTAGAAAAGCCATAGAATGGGGACAGAGTAAAGTTATCGATGAAGTTTATAAATCGGGGCTAAGAGGGAGGGGAGGAGCGGCTTTCCCTACGGGGATAAAATGGAAAACGACTTGGCAGGCAACTTCTTCACAGAAGTTTATCGTTTGCAATGCTGATGAAGGGGATTCTGGAACTTTTTCCGATCGGATGGTTATGGAAGGCGATCCTTTTCTTCTGATCGAAGGAATGATGATCGCCGGATTTGCCGTTGGAGCCGATAAAGGGTATATCTATCTTAGGTCTGAGTATCCACTCGCCTATGAAATATTGAACGAGGCCATTTTTATTTGTAAATCGGCAGGGCTCTTGGGTAAGAGAATTTTTGGTTCTTCTTTTTCTTTTGATCTTGAAGTTTTTCTTGGAGCGGGTGCCTATGTATGCGGAGAGGAAACGGCCCTTTTAGATAGCCTTGAAGGAAAGAGAGGCATGGTTAGGCCAAGACCTCCTTTACCTGCCGTAAAGGGACTGTGGGGAAAGCCCACCGTGATCAACAACGTGATCACGCTTTCCTCCGTGCCTTGGATTTTATCCCATGGAGCCGAGGCTTATGCAAGTCTAGGTGTGAATCGGTCGAAAGGAACCTTGCCTGTTCAACTCTCTGGAAATCTCCAATATCCAGGGCTTGTAGAAATTCCCTTTGGCATTAGCCTTAAGGAGCTCATTTACGGCTTTGGAGGGGGAACCCGGTCGGGTAGGCCTTTAAAAGCCATTCAAATTGGAGGTCCTCTAGGTCCTTATTTGCCGGATTCCCTTTTGGATATTCCTTTGGATTATGAAGAATTAAGCAAGATCAAGGGTATTGTAGGGCATGGAGGAATCGTTGCCTTTGATGATTCAGCCAACTTAGCCCATATGGCTCATTACGCCATGGAATTTTGTGCAGAAGAATCCTGCGGGAAGTGTACTCCTTGCCGAATCGGTTCAACAAGGGGGATGGAGCTTATAGAAAAAATAATCATGGGCAAAGGTTCGCGGAGGGAGTTGGAGCTTCTTTTCGACCTGTGCGACACGATGCTGAACGCTTCGTTGTGCGGTCTAGGAGGGATGACTCCCTTTCCCGTGTTAAGTGCTTTACGATATTTTCCAGAAGATTTTGGCTATAGCAAAGCGGAGGTTTTGGCCTTTGCCACAGCCGGCTAA
- a CDS encoding NAD(P)H-dependent oxidoreductase subunit E, producing the protein MTKQMDQKLLDMLAFFSTKPNGLIPFYHKLQEELGYIPKEFIPQIASSFNLSQAEAYGVLTFYADFRTEPTGKNILKICRAEACQANGCHKIITKAKEVLDIDFGQTTADGKLTLLPTYCFGNCANGPSVSLNGRLYGRVNTQKMEKLLASIL; encoded by the coding sequence ATGACAAAACAGATGGATCAAAAACTATTGGATATGTTGGCTTTCTTTTCTACAAAGCCAAATGGGCTAATCCCCTTCTATCATAAGTTACAAGAAGAGCTGGGATATATCCCTAAAGAATTCATACCCCAGATAGCTTCTTCTTTTAATCTTTCTCAAGCCGAAGCTTATGGAGTTCTTACTTTTTATGCCGATTTTAGAACAGAGCCTACCGGTAAGAATATACTTAAGATTTGCAGGGCGGAAGCCTGCCAAGCTAACGGTTGCCATAAGATCATAACAAAAGCAAAAGAGGTCTTGGATATCGACTTTGGACAAACTACGGCCGATGGGAAGCTGACCCTACTGCCGACTTATTGCTTTGGCAATTGTGCTAATGGTCCGTCGGTTTCTCTCAACGGAAGGCTTTATGGCCGGGTCAATACCCAAAAAATGGAAAAACTTTTAGCTTCAATTTTATAG
- a CDS encoding beta-propeller fold lactonase family protein has protein sequence MQTILDINNPGIPSLVRFLRISLLSFFIIINNLFGKEHDLAFVSHEGGITVIDIDSDQKLKEIALPGSFLRGLGMSRDGKTLFSVDKITGSVFVIDVDKAAIEKSIPVGQNPEFLRIHPQRKMLFVSYEPQSVKEATGDGTAKIAEIDIAGEKVEKEFSAGMETEALEFSQDGTKLLVANEGDSSIGIYDISSGKEIKKVDVQQIGLRPRGLKRAPTGEIYAVTFENSNKVALFDKDFVLLKETSTASGPYGVSFDPSSKKLFVLAFRDRKLQVFEVPTLKLIAEASIAGDRCWHFTFSPDGKKILVASGRSDKIIVLDADNYTKRAIIEGIKNPWGIVTFPPSEGSLDNP, from the coding sequence TTGCAAACCATTTTAGATATCAACAACCCTGGCATTCCTTCTCTTGTTCGTTTTCTTCGGATCTCTTTGTTATCTTTCTTTATTATCATAAACAATCTCTTTGGCAAAGAACATGACTTAGCTTTCGTAAGCCATGAAGGCGGTATAACCGTCATTGATATAGATAGCGATCAAAAGCTTAAAGAAATAGCTTTGCCTGGCAGCTTCCTTCGCGGCCTCGGTATGAGTAGAGATGGGAAAACCCTTTTTTCTGTTGATAAAATAACCGGCTCTGTTTTCGTTATCGATGTCGACAAGGCTGCTATAGAAAAATCGATTCCGGTAGGCCAGAACCCTGAATTTCTTAGAATCCATCCCCAAAGAAAAATGCTTTTTGTATCATATGAACCGCAAAGTGTTAAAGAAGCTACTGGAGATGGAACGGCCAAAATTGCTGAAATCGATATCGCCGGAGAAAAAGTTGAAAAAGAGTTTTCTGCCGGGATGGAAACCGAAGCTTTAGAATTTTCCCAAGATGGCACAAAACTCCTTGTGGCTAATGAAGGGGATAGTTCCATCGGAATTTATGATATCTCTTCGGGGAAGGAAATAAAGAAAGTAGACGTTCAGCAAATAGGCTTAAGGCCCCGAGGCTTAAAAAGAGCTCCTACAGGGGAAATTTATGCCGTGACTTTTGAAAACAGCAACAAAGTAGCCCTCTTTGACAAAGATTTTGTACTTCTCAAAGAAACTTCCACGGCTTCTGGTCCCTATGGAGTCAGCTTTGATCCCTCATCCAAAAAATTGTTTGTCCTGGCTTTCCGGGATCGTAAATTGCAAGTCTTTGAAGTGCCGACTCTCAAGCTCATCGCCGAGGCTTCAATAGCGGGGGATCGTTGTTGGCATTTTACTTTTAGCCCGGATGGGAAAAAAATACTCGTGGCCAGCGGGCGATCCGATAAAATTATTGTTCTAGATGCGGATAATTATACTAAGCGGGCAATCATCGAAGGCATAAAAAACCCTTGGGGAATTGTAACCTTTCCCCCAAGCGAGGGGAGTTTAGATAATCCATAA
- the pqqA gene encoding pyrroloquinoline quinone precursor peptide PqqA: MNWEKPVFEELNLCMEVTAYAFIAEN, translated from the coding sequence ATGAATTGGGAAAAACCGGTATTCGAAGAGCTGAATCTCTGCATGGAAGTTACAGCTTACGCATTTATTGCCGAGAATTAA
- the pqqB gene encoding pyrroloquinoline quinone biosynthesis protein PqqB, producing the protein MEVLVLGSGAGGGIPQWNCLCPNCVRARLEIKERKESFIFRRTQSSIAVRETGEKWVLLNASIDLPAQISRESELSPPGVEIRSSPFSAVILTDAQIDHASGLLSLREGKEIELVCTQQTWDVLSDSYPLIRVLSSFLKIKKNLFPIKIGSLFFNAINLRSSAPPYVQREPRPGDVIALSIEDESGKKIVYCPALPEINPDLEDFVQDSLCFFVDGTFWSENELSLWNIKDKKASQMGHVAVGGENGSLRWLSTLKIPRKIYIHINNTNPMIDPDSAQAKAVLSSGVEIAYDGMKLLL; encoded by the coding sequence ATGGAAGTTTTAGTTCTTGGTTCGGGAGCAGGAGGAGGGATTCCCCAGTGGAATTGTCTTTGCCCAAACTGTGTCCGAGCTCGGTTAGAAATCAAAGAAAGGAAAGAAAGCTTTATCTTTAGAAGAACTCAATCTTCTATCGCCGTTAGGGAAACAGGCGAAAAATGGGTTCTTTTGAACGCTTCGATCGATCTGCCGGCGCAAATTTCTCGAGAATCTGAACTTTCTCCTCCTGGAGTAGAAATTCGTTCTTCACCCTTTTCGGCGGTCATTTTAACGGACGCTCAGATCGATCACGCCTCCGGTCTTCTTTCTTTGAGAGAAGGTAAAGAAATTGAACTTGTTTGTACCCAGCAAACATGGGATGTTCTTTCCGACTCCTATCCTTTGATCCGGGTTCTGTCTTCTTTTCTCAAAATTAAAAAAAACTTATTTCCCATCAAAATCGGCTCTCTTTTCTTTAATGCCATAAACTTGAGAAGTTCAGCTCCCCCCTATGTCCAAAGGGAACCCCGCCCAGGCGATGTTATCGCCCTGAGTATTGAAGATGAATCGGGAAAAAAAATCGTTTATTGTCCCGCTTTGCCGGAAATAAATCCTGATCTGGAGGACTTTGTCCAGGACTCTTTGTGTTTCTTCGTTGACGGAACATTCTGGTCTGAAAACGAATTATCTCTTTGGAACATCAAAGACAAAAAAGCCTCACAAATGGGACATGTGGCCGTAGGGGGAGAAAATGGATCTTTAAGGTGGCTTTCTACCCTTAAAATTCCTAGAAAAATTTACATTCATATCAACAATACTAATCCTATGATTGATCCTGATTCGGCACAGGCAAAAGCGGTGTTATCTTCAGGAGTAGAAATTGCTTACGATGGAATGAAGCTTTTGCTATAA
- the pqqC gene encoding pyrroloquinoline-quinone synthase PqqC — translation MNSPFFPLQSLYPSFVPKEEFILKLPLLPSQFEEVLRQIGTTSYHDKHPFHLLMNEGKLSKEALQGWVANRFYYQEQIPIKDAAILSNCPDRELRRAWISRIHDHDGFGEDPGGIERWLNLGQAVGLSREDLLSHRYLLPGVRYAVDAYIHFCRQQPWLIAMASSLTELFAPSIHKIRISAFPKYYPWIDPKGLKYFEKRVEQAPRDVQFTLALVLEKCTTRELQLSVIEALQFKCDLLWSMLDALYIHYQLGIRVPRPHYAL, via the coding sequence ATGAATTCACCCTTTTTCCCTCTCCAGTCCCTTTATCCTTCTTTTGTCCCTAAGGAAGAATTTATTTTGAAATTGCCTCTTCTGCCTTCTCAATTTGAAGAGGTTTTGAGGCAGATAGGCACTACAAGTTATCATGACAAGCATCCCTTCCATTTGCTTATGAATGAAGGGAAGCTCTCTAAAGAAGCTCTTCAAGGATGGGTAGCGAATCGGTTCTATTATCAAGAGCAAATTCCTATTAAAGATGCGGCTATTCTTTCCAATTGTCCGGATAGAGAGCTAAGACGTGCCTGGATTTCTAGGATTCACGATCACGACGGTTTTGGAGAAGACCCTGGAGGAATTGAAAGATGGCTTAACTTAGGACAGGCTGTTGGATTAAGTAGAGAAGATCTACTTTCTCACCGTTACCTTCTTCCTGGAGTCCGTTATGCCGTTGATGCCTACATCCATTTTTGCAGGCAACAACCCTGGCTTATAGCCATGGCTTCTTCACTTACCGAACTTTTTGCTCCCTCTATTCACAAGATCCGCATTTCGGCATTCCCCAAGTATTATCCATGGATCGATCCCAAGGGTTTAAAATATTTTGAAAAAAGAGTCGAACAAGCCCCTCGAGATGTCCAGTTTACCCTTGCTCTTGTTCTTGAAAAATGCACGACTCGAGAACTCCAGCTATCCGTTATCGAAGCTTTACAATTCAAATGCGATCTGCTTTGGTCTATGCTCGATGCCCTCTACATCCATTACCAGCTGGGTATACGTGTACCAAGACCTCATTATGCACTCTGA
- the pqqD gene encoding pyrroloquinoline quinone biosynthesis peptide chaperone PqqD, which yields MHSEKIPELSAKAKLKFDEARGKPVLLFPEGLLFLNQTAYRILLLCDGRRTLSEIITELAKDFSADRVAMGKDVWEFLLALHEKGLVQFH from the coding sequence ATGCACTCTGAAAAAATTCCCGAACTTTCCGCTAAAGCCAAGCTTAAATTCGATGAAGCAAGGGGAAAACCCGTTTTGCTTTTTCCTGAAGGCCTTCTATTCCTAAACCAGACAGCCTACAGAATACTCCTTTTATGCGATGGCCGAAGAACCCTTTCCGAAATTATCACCGAGCTGGCTAAAGATTTTTCTGCGGATAGGGTTGCAATGGGAAAAGATGTATGGGAATTTTTATTAGCCCTTCATGAAAAGGGGCTTGTCCAATTCCATTAG
- the pqqE gene encoding pyrroloquinoline quinone biosynthesis protein PqqE, with the protein MSDKRLLPFSLLCELTFHCPLQCPYCSNSTSYLHWLKKELSTEEWIRVLKEAQKLGILQVYFSGGEPLVRKDLITLIRTAHDLGFYSNMSTGGTLIHKELLKKIKEAGLDSIQLSIQDSRPESADLISGGKQSFEKKIKAARLIVELEIPLGINVVIHRHNIERISEIIDFAANLGAQRLELANTQYYGWALLNRKMLLPSKNQVEKAAKEASRAKEKYKGKMEILFVIPDYYSPFPKPCMQGWGKIYMTVSADGTVLPCQSARDIRSLNFPNIRSDNLENIWWNSEAFNKFRGTDFLPEPCKSCPRKEIDFGGCRCQAYLLTADAAATDPACVYSPFHSIIERIIQENDSKGQPSSDTRFIYRNLKNSKALS; encoded by the coding sequence ATGTCCGATAAAAGGTTGTTGCCTTTTTCCTTGCTTTGTGAACTGACATTTCATTGCCCTTTGCAGTGTCCTTATTGTAGCAATTCCACAAGCTACTTACACTGGTTAAAAAAAGAACTCAGCACCGAAGAATGGATAAGGGTGCTAAAAGAAGCCCAAAAACTGGGCATTTTGCAAGTCTACTTTTCAGGGGGTGAACCCTTGGTGCGGAAAGATCTTATTACCTTGATTCGGACAGCACATGACCTCGGTTTTTACTCAAACATGAGCACCGGGGGCACTCTTATCCATAAGGAGCTTCTGAAAAAGATAAAGGAAGCCGGCTTAGACAGTATTCAGCTGAGCATCCAGGACAGCAGGCCAGAATCGGCGGATTTGATTTCTGGGGGAAAACAGAGCTTTGAAAAAAAAATTAAAGCTGCTCGACTCATCGTTGAACTCGAAATTCCACTGGGAATTAATGTCGTCATTCACAGACATAATATAGAGCGGATTTCTGAAATCATCGATTTCGCCGCAAATCTAGGGGCTCAAAGGCTGGAGCTAGCCAATACCCAGTATTATGGTTGGGCTTTACTGAACAGAAAAATGCTCCTCCCCAGCAAGAATCAAGTAGAAAAAGCGGCAAAAGAAGCTTCCAGGGCAAAAGAAAAATACAAAGGAAAAATGGAAATCCTTTTTGTGATTCCCGATTACTACAGTCCCTTTCCTAAACCTTGCATGCAAGGATGGGGAAAAATTTATATGACCGTTTCAGCCGATGGGACCGTTTTACCCTGTCAAAGTGCTCGAGACATCCGAAGCTTAAATTTTCCCAACATTCGATCGGATAACCTTGAAAATATCTGGTGGAATTCCGAGGCTTTCAATAAATTTCGCGGCACGGATTTCCTTCCTGAACCCTGTAAAAGCTGCCCTAGAAAAGAAATAGATTTTGGGGGTTGTCGTTGCCAAGCATACTTACTTACTGCTGATGCTGCTGCCACAGACCCTGCTTGCGTCTATTCTCCTTTTCACTCCATTATAGAACGCATTATCCAAGAAAATGATTCAAAGGGGCAACCTTCTTCGGATACCCGCTTCATATATAGAAATCTTAAAAACTCAAAGGCTTTAAGTTGA